The following coding sequences are from one Homalodisca vitripennis isolate AUS2020 chromosome 7, UT_GWSS_2.1, whole genome shotgun sequence window:
- the LOC124365988 gene encoding LOW QUALITY PROTEIN: cytochrome P450 4g15-like (The sequence of the model RefSeq protein was modified relative to this genomic sequence to represent the inferred CDS: deleted 1 base in 1 codon), with translation MYVLLLLLSLASILLILFYLHFRWQYRYILATANKLPCPPGWPLIGNALFLLGDITRTTKALFSSFTESKKHFCLWLGPVPIFVISDPSDVQIILNSSSILEKDETAYKFLKIFGKNGLITAPVSIWKKTRRLINPVFTPQTIENFLPVFNDVSRELIQGIDVEGEIFDPSDLLSNAALDAISRTILTKRPMDKSIMEIVRTGMHTIGIMTHESTYKPWLRIEWISKLLGTKVNYTQQLYLEVTEYFDKVWKEELCREEYYQRQTFGIKESNYKTLLDVSMDNPSVAGDEYDWRDERHTMLAAGSETVVSALSFLSLTLANHPDVQEKIYREILQKVEDPSNVTLSDLRSLTYMEQTLMECMRLYPSVPAILRKVARNTKLSRFTLPANSRVLIPFYAMGRDEEQFPEPERFLPDRFSPDALSGRHPYAFLPFSGGPRNCIGKIYAMFLMKTIMVHLLTNYKLHSNVRMCDVELAIRIVLTTNTKLLIRFEKR, from the exons ATGTATGTACTACTACTGCTACTGTCTTTGGCAAGTATTCTGCTTATTTTGTTTTACCTGCATTTCCGATGGCAATACAGATATATTTTGGCCACAGCCAACAAACTGCCTTGCCCACCCGGATGGCCCCTCATTGGCAACGCTCTTTTTCTCCTAGGGGATATTACtc gTACAACTAAAGCTCTGTTCAGTTCTTTCACAGAGAGTAAAAAGCATTTCTGCCTTTGGCTTGGACCTGTACCAATATTTGTGATATCTGACCCATCCGATGTAcag attatccTGAATAGTAGTAGCATACTAGAAAAGGACGAGACGGCTTACAAATTTCTGAAGATCTTTGGAAAAAATGGTTTAATAACTGCACCTG tttcaatttGGAAGAAGACTCGGCGTTTGATCAATCCAGTTTTT ACCCCACAAACCATTGAGAACTTCCTGCCAGTATTTAATGACGTGAGCAGAGAATTGATCCAAGGGATTGACGTCGAAGGCGAGATATTTGACCCTTCTGATTTGCTCTCTAATGCGGCGCTAGACGCTATATCAA GAACTATTCTTACCAAAAGACCTATGGACAAATCAATTATGGAAATTGTTAGGACAGGAATGCATac TATTGGGATTATGACACATGAAAGTACTTACAAGCCATGGCTACGCATAGAATGGATCTCCAAGCTACTAGGAACCAAAGTTAATTACACACAACAGCTATATTTGGAAGTGACAGAGTATTTTGATAAG GTCTGGAAGGAAGAACTCTGTCGTGAAGAATATTACCAAAGACAAACTTTTGGAATTAAGg aatCCAATTACAAAACTCTTCTGGATGTATCCATGGATAATCCGTCTGTCGCTGGCGATGAGTATGACTGGAGGGATGAACGGCATACCATGCTAGCTGCA GGATCGGAAACAGTCGTCTCAGCTCTTTCATTTTTGTCACTCACTCTTGCAAACCACCCAGATGTGCAA GAAAAAATATACAGAGAGATCCTGCAGAAAGTTGAGGACCCAAGTAATGTCACTCTCTCTGACCTGAGATCTTTGACATACATGGAACAAACTCTCATGGAATGTATGAGGCTATATCCAAGTGTTCCAGCCATTTTAAGGAAAGTTGCTAGGAACACGAAACTAT CTAGGTTTACGCTGCCAGCAAATAGTCGTGTGCTGATTCCTTTCTACGCCATGGGCCGAGATGAGGAGCAGTTTCCTGAACCTGAAAGATTTCTGCCAGACCGTTTCTCGCCAGACGCTTTATCAGGAAGACATCCGTATGCTTTCCTCCCGTTTAGTGGTGGACCACGAAATTGCATAG GAAAAATATACGCCATGTTCCTCATGAAGACAATCATGGTGCATTTGCTTACAAATTACAAACTGCACAGCAATGTACGTATGTGTGACGTAGAACTTGCCATCAGGATTGTCCTAACAACTAATACGAAGCTCCTCATACGATTTGAAAAGcgataa